A DNA window from Mya arenaria isolate MELC-2E11 chromosome 17, ASM2691426v1 contains the following coding sequences:
- the LOC128224440 gene encoding uncharacterized protein LOC128224440 — translation MTALSEETATILKTSVLNELRPALCRDLNPVMHFPHLKSKYILNRDDEEIISSIPISRQKVDKLIDILVQKGEKGFDELVRSIVKDRTQLFLAQKLNQAYEEKQKRLQAIEMDLRLSQREDQQRSMSLRLSQGPVEHCNSPEPLAEPPSLKPVYTPQTGSHEKIKSGEFRSSISDLGVDTDKLPKPVMPLIGLLTDKEKDEELKKAEQSLKEDSFDEGSDDFDKNKVVIIEVVDGNESKA, via the exons atgacagctcTCAGTGAAGAAACAGCTACTATTTTGAAGACTAGC GTGCTGAATGAGCTCCGGCCTGCTTTGTGTCGAGATCTGAACCCTGTGATGCACTTTCCACATCTGAAGTCAAA gtACATTCTGAACAGAGATGACGAGGAGATAATCAGCAGCATACCCATAAGTAGACAGAAGGTTGACAAGCTCATTGATATTTTg GTACAGAAAGGGGAGAAAGGGTTTGATGAGCTTGTACGTTCCATAGTGAAGGATAGAACCCAGCTGTTCCTGGCACAGAAACTCAACCAGGCATATGAGGAGAAGCAGAAAAGGCTCCAAG CAATCGAAATGGACCTGCGGCTTTCCCAGAGAGAAGACCAACAACGATCTATGTCCCTGAGGCTTTCCCAGGGGCCTGTGGAACATTGTAACAGCCCTGAACCCCTTGCCGAGCCTCCAAGTCTGAAACCAGTCTATACTCCACAGACTGGTTCACACGAGAAGATAAAATCTGGGGAGTTCAGAAGCTCTATATCTGACTTAGGAGTAGACACAGACAAGCTCCCAAAGCCGGTGATGCCTTTAATTGGTTTATTGACAGATAAGGAAAAAGATGAGGAGTTAAAAAAGGCTGAGCAATCTCTGAAAGAAGATAGCTTTGACGAAGGATCAGATGATTTTGATAAGAACAAGGTGGTGATCATTGAGGTAGTTGATGGAAACGAGTCTAAAGCttag